Within Pecten maximus chromosome 15, xPecMax1.1, whole genome shotgun sequence, the genomic segment CAATATAGCTCAAGTTGTTCTCCGATATAGCTCAATTAGTTGTTCTCCGATATAGCTCAAGTTGTTCTCCGATATAGCTCAAGTTTTTTGTTGTCATGGAGGTGACCATATAATATGGCGCCGGTTGTTGAATCGGGACGGATCCAGCAGATACAAGAGATCTCTGCAGAATGTCTCGGTGAAGGCCAATATATCtctataaacaaaacacatagaATTACATGAGTTATTGGACTTATTTTATTAACATGTTTCTGATGGTTGGGTCACCAGTCATCAAAACAATGGTGCAAATTATAGTTTCAACTATTGattacagtgtattttgtaatCACGTGATAATACCTATAATCTGTGGAGCTCTATTGGAATATCTCCGGCATCAACCTTCGATTCCTTCACAGACATATATCTATCAATCTGGGGCTGTTCGTTCctgcggacaaaccggttcgcctgtttttaaatgtaatactTTAGGCATATATATCTTGACGAACCTGCAGATGTTAATGCAGGCCTCGAAAGTTTTTGCCAAAGTTCGTCTAAAAACTACAAATAAATCAACAAGTCCGTCCTTATTTCATAGAGGAACAACTCCGTCCCTACCGTTTGGACCGCGATAAAACGAAAATGGTCCTGCACATACAGGAAGTTGGACACCTCAGCCTCTTGGTGTTATTTTTTCCAATCCGAGACGTTATGAGACTGCTCGAGAAATAACTATTTCAGTAATAACTTGGCGTCATACATATCGCTGTTCATACCAGATGTCATTTCGGTAACACTTTGAATGAGAGTGTTACACACCTTTGATTTGATAACAGGGATCCTAGAGGCCGGAAAGCTCAGTTTCACACTCATATTCTTTACCGACAGACAAAGCTAGTCACTTTTCGTGACCCCCAGGGCCaacagtaaagtttaccccctccccaggggcagACGCGGggccccagggtcatgaaatccacaattttgttaaagcaccttaagatcctttCATCTATGAAAGTATTTAATTCATCCTTATTTGATCTTAAGaagtttttttttgaaatttcagttaattttacactttttggccccacccttcagtcccttggggtcagtcagtgcTAATATGAACGTTCTATTCAACAgacatcccatactgataattctaacgcagtatgtattattttcaatgtcatttgaaacaagaggcccagagggcctgtatcgctcacctagatttcatgagatatgaaacaagaatgatgattaagtacatttgtcactggtattgctatgtcaatatatcataggcattttacatgggtacgtgaggtttttatgccaaaaaatgcattaatccatgaaataaaattgacttttggcacaaccccatagggatgctaccacacaaatgtgagtgatatccattgcttagtttcagaaaagaagttgtttaaaccaattgaccccactctctgcaccccggggggagtGGGTGTCAGTTCCtttctttataaaattttgaatccctacccaaaaggatgctaccagacaaatatgagcgatatcccttgcttagtttcagagaagttgttcatatcaattcagccaaattgacccctcttggccccgcccctcaggcccccgggggtcagcctcaccatttgtacaattttgaatccccacccaatagtgatgctaccaggcaaatatgagcaatatccattgctcggtttcagaggagaagtcgtttatatcaatatagcccaattgaccacatttggccccccgcccctcaggccccagggaggtcagccccaccatttgtacaatttttaatcccaaCCCAATAGTgatactaccaggcaaatatgagcaatatccattgcttggttttagagaagaagtcgcttatatcaatatagcccaattgaccacatttggccccgcccctcaggcccctgggggtcagctccatcatttgtacaattttaaatccccaccccatagtgatgctaccaggcaaataggagcaatatccattgcttggtttcagagaagaagtcgtttatattaagagagccaaattgaccccttttggccccgcccctcagaccccttgggggtcagccccaccatttgtacaattttgagtccccaccccataggggtgcttctgaccaaatttggtcaaattctgatgtgtggttatgaagaagtcaattgttgacggacggacggacggacggacggacggacgcaacggtatggcataagctcaccatGCAATTTGTCATGAAAATCATATTGTCATGAAAATCACACTTTTGGTAAACACTCaagacccttctatctatgaagagtatcCAATTCTACCATATCTAGGAGTTGAGAAAAAGACTTTTGAAATTCAGTCTTCAGCCCTGCCCCTCGGGATtaggaccatataattcacaattttggttgacctttggtcaTTGAAGCTTCCTGCTAAATTtgattgaatttggttcaggaGTTTTGGAGAAgatgaaaaatgtaaattatgaCACACGATGCCAGACTAAAGGCAAtcacaacaagaggcccaggggccttaacggtcatctgactctaaattaaaacccttatattattgtagtatgcattctctgtagcaagtatatagtggcactgttggccatggtggccatcttggatttctgaacgacccaataaataacaacacttggtctggaccatctcaggatcatttctggtaagtaagagctgaatcccaccggtggaatttgagaaaaagtttgaaataggtgttgttcaggaaaaccatgattgcgcaatcatgttacaaaatggccgccattgctgccatgtcaaagtttttacgaggccgaaaaaataacaacactttgttggccctgcttccttaacatcttcaccaatttccagctcaatggcaccagtggaactggagaagaagtataaaatgtgtttttcaagatggctgtcatggcagccatcttggatttatggccgacccgataaataacaacacttggtaaggaccatctcaggatcatttctggtaagttagagctgaattccaccagtggaatttgagaagaagtttgaaataggtgttgttcaggaaaaccatgattgcgcaatcatgttacaaaatggccgccatattgctgccatgtcaaagtttttacgaggccaaaaaaataacactatgttggctcgccttccttgacatcctcatcCATTTCCAGCTCAAAGGCACCAATGAacctggagaagaagtttaaaatgtgtttttcaagatggtggttatggcggccatcttggatttcggaacgacccgaaaaataacgaaaaataacaacacttggtcgagatcatatcaggatcatttcaggcaggtttcagctcaatagcactggtgaaacttgagaagaagttaaaaatgtgtttttcaagatggcggcctcagcggccatcttggatttcggaccgacccgaaaaataacaacacttggtcgggatcatatcaggataatttcaggcaagtttcagctcaatagcactggtggaagttgagaagaagtttaaaatgtgtttttcaagatggcggctatggcggccatcttggatttcggaccgacccgaaaaataacaacacttggtcgggatcatatcaggataatttcaggcaagttgcagctcaatagcactggtggaatttgagaagtttaaaatgtgtttttcaagatggcggctatggcggccatcttggatttcggactgatctaaaaaataacaacactttgtcgggatcatctcaggatcatttctggcaagtttcagccaaacagcagtggtggaacttgagaagaagtttaaaatgtgttttcgaaatggcggctatggcggccatcttggatttcggaccaacccgaaaaataacaacacttggtcagaaccatctcaggatcatttctggcaagtttcatgagaatcccactggtggaacttgagaagaagattgaaatgtgaaaagtttacggacggcggacgacgacggacgaagcacgatggctataggtcatcctgacccttcgggtcagatgacctaataagtCAACTGAGACTACAAGCTTAGGGGTACAACTCCAGGGTGTGATTACTACATCCACAAAGTTCCACAAAGATATAAGGAGAAATGTGGGATTAAATACAGACTAAGACACAGACAGTCTGAATCCAGTATACCCCACAACTTGGAGGGGCTATGAAAATATGAACAGCACAACTGGGTAAtgagtaaaaaaatatttattgtcaTTGAAGGAAATTAAAACCAGCAAGGTATACAAAAATAAGTTGGTTGGTTTAAAACATTCTCTTAAAAGAGtaacaaaaatacaattttttaaaaacagttttaacaTTGGAAATACTATTTACAAATGGTGGTCTTAGTTTTACAAGATTTTTAATCCTGAAATGTaagtttttaaaacaaaaacattttgatcaTTGGTGATGCATAATCTCAACAATAATCAGTGATATTTCGTCAAAAGATTTGATCATTATGAAGGAGTCACTTGAGCATCCCTGTTCTTAGGAATACTACCACATAAAACTATTCGCTTTACCTCTAGATAAGTACTCTTCAGATGTACACAAGATAATAATCACAGCATATGCTATGATCTCATACAAATCAATCTACTtgtattaaatacaatcatataatgaaatcatttcaaaacAGAAATTCTAAACATGGCTTCTTATTTACAATAGAACATGTTTATGTCTCTGGATCTTCACTATTTGCAATGTTATTGCCATGACAACAGTGTATTTACAATGTTGTCGTTATGACAACGGTGAATATTTTCATGACAACAGTATTTACAATGTCATTGTCATGACAATAGTGAATATTGTCAATAGCTgacaacagtatatatctatttaaCTTTCACTATTTACAATGTTTTGATAGGTGATAAAGGGCTACTTACATTATCGTCTACAGAAATGCAACATTAAATTACAACAGCGAGTGGTTGCCATTTTATTTATGCCACACTGAATTACAACATCAAGTGGTTGCcattttatttatgttacacTTAATTACAACAGCGGGTGGTTGCCATTTTATTTGAGCCACATTCAGGTATAGGTACAATATACTATTAACCTGCTaccaaataaaacatttttaaaatataatacaggATACCTTATATGgctttatatcaattataaatgACATATACAAATTATTAATGGTCAGTgaaggatatatataatgttaacttATAATCTGAGAAGAATTTCCCTTTCTGAAGAAAAATGAATCATTCACCTAATTAGAATAATTCCTTTAAACCTCAATGGAAATGTGTACTTCCTTCCCTCcaatatttaatttcattgaCAATCTATAGTAATAAATTGCTTAACAGACCTGTGATTGTTTATATAAACCTTGACAATTTTTATCTGTAggataattttctttttgtgtaTCCTATAAATACATCAACTAATAATTCTCTAGAACCTTGAGTACACAGCTATGTACAGGCAaacaaaacagattttgaagCAAGAATTAAGTTCATCTGTACGAAAGGATGACATTTGGCACAAACACGAAAAGAGGTTCAATGGGTCTGTATCACTAATCAGGTATTCTCTGCTTTGATAATTCTAATTTTCCTAGACTCTTCTAACCTTGAGTATGAGTCAAGGTCATGTATGTGTTTGCAAATGTTCAACGTGTCATCCGGTGAACTTTCCAGCCAAATAAAAATTTTTTCTTGGATATTGGTCCAGGTAATTTATTTACACAAACTTAAGTTCATCCCAAAAATCTACCAGTCTTATATAATAGCTCTTGGCCCATTAGAGAACATGTTCCAAGACAAGTTCAGGTCAGACAAACGACGCCACACCAAGATTAAGTCCTCCAGGCAGGTGATTATGAACTACAAATTTGTAACCAAGATGagcatttgatatatattaggTAATCTACTTGTTTTAAGATAGAAGATCGCCAGGAATTAACAAACTGTTGCAATTAAGTTAAATATCAACAGTAAATGCCAAAGGTAGTAATATCTACATTCCATGTACAGATCTACAAATGCTGCCCTAGTATACTGCCATACACAAGTCTCTGCTGAATAACCACACCTAGTATATTACCATACACAAATCTCTGCTGACCACACCTAGTATACTACCATACACAAATCTCTGCTGACCACACCTAGTATACTACCATAAACAAATTTCTGCTGAATGACCACACCTAGTATACTACCATAAACAAATTTCTGCTGAATGACCACACCTAGTATACTACCATAAACAAATCTCTGCTGACCACACCTAGTATACTACCATACACAAATCTCTGCTGACCACACCTAGTATACTACCATACACAAATCTCTGCTGAATGACCACAAAATGTTACTAATTCTGTTTCATAAAAATAGATTATTATTTTTAGAGCACagataatttattttctttgttatgAAGAgctttttttaaaagtataaagagatatatgatattttcatgaaaacatGTGTAAATACTTCAGGAATACAAGCagaattaatgaatttaaaaattatCTTACACTGTTTTCACATGATAATCAATCACATGTAATCAAAATTTAGGAGAAATTAATTTCAGCCAACTCATTATCATTCTACTGATATTTAAAAGATAACCTCGCAATTTTCAAAATGCAAAAATCGCATACGCATGTAATATTCATGGTAAAAGAaaatactgtagtatgttttttcattaaacattataaagttatattaatcaaaaatgtttttgtgtgaGGAAACCTCACAGATCCtatgtatctaatattaaaGAGTTGAATTGCTGTGAAAATGCtccattaaaaaaacaaaaaaacacattcCACTTTAGAGTGAGTGATACTATACTAGGTCATCttaacatttatcatataaacaaaGTACATAGTACACATAGCACTACAATTAACCCGTTACAGTGGTTTTATTCGTTTGGTTTATGTTTCATATTCCAAAAACTTCTACGCCTGTGAGGTTTCTGAATATCCAATCCATCCAACAAAGCTGTTCACCTCTTCAGGCTGGAATCAACAGGAATAATGCAGCATttagtaaatttattttttcaatatttcatagtAATATTAcgttgaagggagataactcccagATCTAGTCTCAAGATATTGCACACTGATCATGATAAATAATGTCCTTAGAAAATTCTCCAACTTAAAATTTTTCCATAGGAGAGCATAGCAGATTTTAAAGAATGTTCCTTGATCAATATTGGTTAAATTAAGGCACAGTAATGAAACTCTAGACTGGTATAAAAATGACGAACCATCAGTTCCTCATGCTAAGATTTACAACTAAATCTTAATTTAACCTGCACAGGATAAAACATTCCCAACACACAAAACTGATTTCTGTACCTACCTCTGTAAGTATGCATTGACGTCACTGAAGCCATGTTGCCTGGCCAAGTGTATGAGGATCCCAGTACAGCCCTTCCCATTTTTCTTCCTACAGAAACTACAGTTACAGATCCTCCGGCAGGGGGGACAACTCCAGGTCTGAACACAAAAACATTAGAGTCAAAAGATATTATTCACATAGTCTAAAACAGATCCTACAGCACAGGGACACCTGTAGTCTGAACACAAAAATATTGGAGTCAAAAGATATTATTCACATAGTCTAAAAGACagatttaacaacacaaaacatcaCATTATTGTTATATGATAGAGGTTACAGGGGAAATTTTCAACATCTTGTATATGCGAGTGCAATATTTGAAAGAACAAAGAGGAGCAAGGACTTTTTACTAGTATGACCGACTTATCTCACTCTTAAACCGACTAACTTGGAAATACCTTCTGTCACAGTATAAACCACAACAAAAAGCCTTTTGGgtctggttggatttgaccaaacatcaaaataatgttcatgttcaatttctTAATACGTAGCCTTATTTGTCAATctcgaacaatgctatatatggttatactgtggggatcccaactgcttaAATTAGATGCAACTTCTTGTCAAAAATTTCTTCAAAGGGGCATAACTTTTGTAAAAAGTGTCTCATGATCAATAAGAAATAAATGTTGGAGCAAAGCTTCAGTGTGTGTCGACTACTGGAGCGAAAACTGTAAATTGCTGATAAAAAATAGTTAAAGCTATTACGGCAATACTCTACCTCATTCTTCAGGGCCTCTTTGGCATCCTCTCCATACCTATTCCTCAAACACGGACCACAGAACTGAAAAAACAGAAGtttaatcaaattaaacaaGGCATCTTTAGAGGTACAAATCCCCTCGCTATTCAACATAgagaaataaacaacaaaagatGGTAAGAATGATCCAAATACAAAGCTCTTCAGGAAAAATATGTCACTAAATATCACACCAACAGATGATAGTTGTGGGTAAAAGTAACAGAAGTATCTGATAACAagacattttgatgaatttgtcCTCCACATGATGTAAAATTATATGTCAAGAATGTAATgataaatttgaattaaataagGTGAACCCATACTCCAAGTATGAAGTTCTAGTGACAAGTAATGTTGTGAATGTACATGACTAGCTGACTTCTCTAAAcgaaggtgtttatgtcacctaGTCCCGAATGTGATGTTCGGCTGTACGTGACTACAATCAGTGTAGTCTACACCTGGTCGAGCTTGTACTCAGCAATACAGATATTGagaatataacattgtatattcgGTCATCTTTCACAATAGTAATGTAGGAAAAACGTTTTCCTTGATGTAGGTAAAATGTCAAAGTGTAGGTCAGCTTGACCTTCTTTTAGTGAACCCATGCGCATACGTCgagtatgaagttccagtgtcAAGTAATGTAGGAGATTTGGAGCCTGGACAAGATAATGTATGGACAGATGGAATGACAGACGGAAAtgatgaacaagaggcccaatgagcCTGCAACACCTGTCTGGTATTCTCTTGTTAGATGATTCTCTGTCTTTTATGTAATCAGAAGAAACCCTTCATATGTTTGAACAAATTTATTACTGTAACCTCAAATATGGTTTTTGGTGCTCCATCATAGGAATCTACCTgtcaaatatcatgatttttgGTTCCTGGCCTTTTGGTTAACCAGAAGAATTTGTTTGAAGGCTTTAAGGaagtttgacccaaaatatggGTCTTGGTCAATTCTATCAACAAATTTTGTCTGGCCTCACCAAAGGAACCTATCAGCCATATATATCGTTGGTAAACCCATGCCCCACTAAACCACACAGACGTACTAACCTGACCTCTCACCCCAACAGTGTGCTGACCTCTCACCCCAACACAGTGTCCTGACCTCTCACCCCAACAGTGTCCCGGTAAGTCCCTATAGCCCAGTACCACACTACACGACATAGATGTACTAACCTGACCTCTCACCCCAACAGTGTCCTGACCTCTCACCCCCACACAGTGTCCTGGTAAGTCCCTACCCCGGTAGCACATACTACACCACATACACGTACTAACCTGTCCTCTCACACCCAAACAGTGTCCTGGTAGGTCCCTATAGCCCAGTATCACACTACACGACATAAATGTACTAACCTGTCCTCTCACACCCAAACAGTGTCCTGAACGACAAATCGTCTTCATATCATTGGTTTTTTGTCTACACTGGTGACAGGATGTTCCCTGaaacacaataattaattatctTATTAGTCATCAATCTACAGGCTCAGTAGTTCCTAGGAAACTTGTACCTAAATAGCGTGTCTTGTGACTTGTCTTAAACTGtacaaaaatagaaaacaatCAAATTTTCACAGGTGATTCAAAACAACATTAAGCCTTAAGTCAGAATAAATTCAAATTATGAAATGTCAATCTTGTTCAAAATCTTCAATAACATACATAAAAGCTGTCATATTTCTTCTCTCGGACATTTTCAGCCACCATTGCTAAATCGTCCTCTGTAATGTCTGCAGCCGGACGTGAATCATGAATTATTCTGTGTGCTCGCTTTGGTAAAGTAAACTCTTCCTCCTGTTAGCAAAATAAAAACGgaatgattaaaacaaaattccagGGCATTACCTCAATACAAAATGTTATACCATcagtttttatatttataactgtTACTGTCAGATAGATTCTGATTCATTCCAGTAGAAAGATAGCAGGAAAGGTCATTGAAAGCAAATAAATATTTCcataaaatgatgttttcaacCCCAAAACACTGTACCCtcaacctttatatatataatgagatCCTAGATGCATCATGGTGCCCACCACAGAATGATCTTATCAGATCTACATGTAAAACTGATCTTCTCTCTTCTTTTCtgtgatataaaatttaagaaagattCATGCAAGAACTTTTGGAGACacagagataacaaacttccaaaAGATCCATCCAAGAACTTTCTGATcaaatttcaactgtcaaaattcaaaatgactaCTTGTTAgctattttgttttccgatcagtcttaaaattaaatatatgcACACCCaagaccaagaggaacctacatatgaaacttGAGAAAGATACATCAGAAACTTTCCgagaaataattattaaaaccCTACAGAGCCAAAATTCAAAATCGCAGCccgtcagccattttgttttctgatcagtctcaaaattcaatacaCACAACTAAAGACCATGGGGAGCCTAcgtattaaatttgagaaaacTCCATGAAGAGAAACAGAGACAACAACTTTATAGGTTATATTTGAAAAGTGCAGCCTATTGTCTATAGGATTCAAATTAGGATAGGAACCAGAAATGTTTATATGTTaataattaatcaataaaatgcATCTTTTACACAGCAAACTGCATAGATAAGGAACCTTATCAATAATTACGGTGGAGGAACGACATACATCATTATCGCTGTTCATCGATTCCGTTTCTTCAGCCTCATCTGGTCGTGCTGTTGATTTTTGGAAAAACCCGAACCGTACAAACAGTTTCTGTAAGAAAACAAACACATTATACCTCTGTGAAGCATGGACCAAATCTTTAGAAAGttcaaatttttcaaatttcaaatctgaaacaactttcatttttttcaaaaaggtaTGGAACAATGTTACTCTAAAATTACAATGGTGCTATATATAGCATAGCAAATAAATTATTCAACAAGAGTTTCATGAATATAACTGACGCTCTACTGGTCATACTCGAGTGAATAATGATCGATGAATAAGCAAATTATTCATTCAATGAAAAATATCTCCCATTAAAATCTGCAATATAATTAAGAAGGATTATAATCCCGATCGAAGCAAATAAAGGCAACATATACCTAAATTAAGGACCATGGAAATTAAGTATGAATGTGTGAATGAATGGTAGATAATTTTGTGTGGATGTGTTGGAAAATAATAGCAGATAAAAGCCCACACCAATATCACATGATTATACAAAAGTGCTACATGTGATTATTAAGATTCTGCATAAAATGACCAAAATagttaaaatcaatatcatgtgtataattaattacatttgGTGAAGATGATGGCGAAGTGGCGGATGATGAAGATGAAATGGATGAGGACACTGAGCCCCGCCTTTGTCTCATGCTGGTTAAACCGTACTCATCCACGTGGTACGGCGAGAGACTCTGTCTGGATGAATGTGATGTGTATCTGGCATGGCGTGAGGGATTCCGTCTAGTTGGAAGAATTTCTGTTGATTTGGCAGATTTAGTTTTCTACAAAACAAAGATTTAGTTTATAAAAGATTATTCATCCCAAAGAAAGACTTTTTACTTATCAATCGATCTTTACTTTCAACTTGGaaaaagttttaattaaaacacagATTCTTTAATCCAACTGTAGTATTAAACCAATGACTGACGACATTTTCTCACTTCATGGAGTGTGGTATAcccatcatatatatcataacttacatgtacatttatatcataatcCAAAACAATTCCTTTATCTCAACCAAAGCATGACCTAATATTCAAATCTAACACAAGAGGACCAGAGGGCCTTTATCGCTCCATTGGGTATATAACAGGAAATATTGGCAAACACTACATTTGCCAGAAggatttgaaagaatttgctatatttcctcTACTGGACCCGACTCCTCAGGCCAGACCTTTTTTAGGGCCCAGACCTTCGGGGGCCAGAcccaacatttatacaaaattgtttTCACTTTACCCAAGGATGATTCAGGCCAAATATGGACAAAATCCTTTCattagtacagaaaaagtattTTCAAGAATTTGCTGcttttcccctatttggccctgccctgCAGACCCCTTTGGGTCGGGTGGGGGAATGGAGGCAGACCATCTAAAATTGGTTCCcattcacccaaggatgcttctcACCAAATATGGACTGAATACTTTCATTCCCGCAGAAGAggttttttcaaaaatattttttggtgAATATTGCCCCTGTTGTAACACCCTCTCCCTTTCATACCATGGTGTTCGGAAATTCCCCCTTCACTTCATACCATGGTGTTCGGAAATTCCCCCTTCACTTCATACCATGGTGTTCGGAAATTCCCCCTTCACCAAAAGATGGTCCAAACGATATTTGGTTGAAATCTGCTCAGTGGTTCACTTGTAGTGTAAAACTGACGAACGACAGATGATGGATGCTGTGCCAACAGAATAAGCTCGTGATCAACAGTCCTTCGGACCATGCGAGCTAAAAAGTGAACACACTTTAATGAACGTTAATCTGGAGACTCACCCGTGCTGGCCTCTCCACCTTCACAGGCATGGTTCCTTTCAGGTCATGTAGAAGTTTGTTAAGCTGTAATTGTTCAGAAAAACACAT encodes:
- the LOC117343586 gene encoding cell division cycle-associated protein 7-like, with protein sequence MASQYEELRNRNLEDNKLMLNKLLHDLKGTMPVKVERPARKTKSAKSTEILPTRRNPSRHARYTSHSSRQSLSPYHVDEYGLTSMRQRRGSVSSSISSSSSATSPSSSPNKLFVRFGFFQKSTARPDEAEETESMNSDNDEEEFTLPKRAHRIIHDSRPAADITEDDLAMVAENVREKKYDSFYGTSCHQCRQKTNDMKTICRSGHCLGVRGQFCGPCLRNRYGEDAKEALKNETWSCPPCRRICNCSFCRKKNGKGCTGILIHLARQHGFSDVNAYLQSLKR